The Salvia miltiorrhiza cultivar Shanhuang (shh) chromosome 1, IMPLAD_Smil_shh, whole genome shotgun sequence genome has a window encoding:
- the LOC131015485 gene encoding oleosin Cor a 13-like has product MAQIQPRHDPQRHQLSHQVAKTTTAVTLGGSLMLLSGLTLAATVIGLVLATPLLVIFSPVLVPAAITVFLILAGFITSGGFGAVASFVFYWMYRYATGKHPIGADQIDSARDKIAHAAHDVKDKAEHYGQQHVKGAQGT; this is encoded by the coding sequence ATGGCTCAGATCCAGCCCCGCCACGACCCCCAGCGGCACCAGCTCTCCCACCAGGTGGCCAAGACCACCACCGCCGTCACCCTCGGCGGCTCCCTCATGCTCCTCTCCGGCCTCACCCTCGCCGCCACCGTCATCGGCCTCGTGCTCGCCACCCCGCTGCTCGTCATATTCAGCCCCGTCCTCGTCCCCGCCGCCATCACCGTCTTCTTGATCCTCGCCGGCTTCATCACGTCCGGCGGCTTCGGGGCCGTGGCCAGCTTCGTCTTCTACTGGATGTACAGATACGCCACCGGGAAGCACCCCATCGGCGCCGACCAGATCGACAGCGCCAGGGACAAGATCGCCCACGCCGCGCACGACGTCAAGGACAAGGCGGAGCACTACGGCCAGCAGCACGTCAAGGGCGCTCAGGGAACTtag
- the LOC131015493 gene encoding uncharacterized protein LOC131015493 isoform X1 has protein sequence MPKSSHLELHASDSEALDLLDSLSLPPEPPDIRNWFPSYVYESPELDDLDCFQDSDGAGDRCVKEDSTRKSGNSCPIGKYDDACAGQVKPSHGIESNVSAAMVSGLSDSSLSLPEEPPDIRNWFSSYVYESPLLDTALDFAISVCEESKDGKLGAVEKSACQNIKDPMASSSGEKSELCPLKNTSDAVVKGPNIVNGSKLDHQSVCNDDYDDDDVITSLSSSDKVSEAMLSGQKAGYSNYKSLEKSYDDDAKLHGTFFSRNSISLSMEKNLRSQDGKSVYRPIKGTCCVKDGLGNKDINKIVSPQKIDRIVPKGDCRGSQADRRSAGKENEETELQEDGFISVRKRSRQENAENVARLRIKVEPMMNIEKDCNIVRKVLSEISNFQSQNIVACTGKWSCPQKNKPDLGPPLKQLRLDQWVRRV, from the exons ATGCCAAAATCTTCGCATTTGGAGCTTCACGCCTCCGATTCTGAG GCTTTGGATCTTCTTGATTCACTTTCACTTCCTCCAG AACCTCCTGATATCAGAAACTGGTTCCCAAGCTACGTGTATGAGTCCCCGGAGTTGGATGACTTGGATTGTTTTCAAGATTCTGATGGGGCTGGAGACCGTTGTGTCAAGGAAGATAGCACCCGAAAATCGGGGAATAGTTGTCCTATAGGCAAGTATGATGATGCTTGTGCTGGGCAGGTGAAACCATCTCATGGGATTGAGTCAAATGTATCTGCTGCCATG GTTTCAGGATTGTCAGATTCGTCCCTCTCCCTTCCTGAAG AGCCTCCGGACATTCGGAATTGGTTCTCAAGTTATGTCTATGAGTCACCGCTGCTGGATACTGCACTTGATTTTGCAATTTCTGTTTGTGAAGAGAGCAAAGATGGCAAGTTAGGTGCTGTAGAAAAGAGCGCCTGTCAGAATATAAAGGATCCAATGGCCTCTAGCAGTGGTGAAAAATCAGAGTTGTGCCCACTAAAGAATACCTCGGATGCAGTGGTGAAAGGCCCCAATATAGTAAATGGTAGCAAACTAGACCATCAATCCGTGTGCAAT GATGactatgatgatgatgatgttataACGAGTCTATCTAGTTCCGATAAGGTTTCTGAAGCAATGCTGTCTGGACAAAAAGCAGGATACAGTAACTACAAATCTCTTGAAAAGTCGTATGATGATGATGCAAAGTTGCATGGAACATTTTTTAGCAGAAATTCAATATCATTAAGTATGGAGAAAAATCTACGCAGTCAGGATGGGAAATCAGTTTATAGGCCGATTAAAGGAACTTGTTGTGTCAAAGATGGCCTAGGAAACAAAGATATCAATAAAATCGTATCACCTCAAAAAATTGATAGGATTGTACCCAAAGGAGATTGTCGGGGAAGTCAGGCCGACAGAAGAAGCGCAGGGAAAGAAAACGAGGAGACTGAACTGCAAGAAGATGGCTTCATTTCTGTAAGAAAAAGGAGTCGTCAAGAAAATGCCGAGAATGTGGCAAGGCTCAGAATTAAAGTAGAACCTATGATGAATATTGAGAAGGATTGCAACATAGTCAGAAAGGTTTTATCTGAGATTTCTAACTTCCAGTCCCAGAATATAGTGGCATGTACAGGAAAATGGTCTTGCCCTCAGAAGAATAAACCAGACCTCGGTCCTCCTCTGAAGCAGCTTCGGCTAGATCAATGGGTTCGCCGCGTATAA
- the LOC131015493 gene encoding uncharacterized protein LOC131015493 isoform X2, with the protein MPKSSHLELHASDSEALDLLDSLSLPPEPPDIRNWFPSYVYESPELDDLDCFQDSDGAGDRCVKEDSTRKSGNSCPIGKYDDACAGQVKPSHGIESNVSAAMVSGLSDSSLSLPEEPPDIRNWFSSYVYESPLLDTALDFAISVCEESKDGKLGAVEKSACQNIKDPMASSSGEKSELCPLKNTSDAVVKGPNIVNG; encoded by the exons ATGCCAAAATCTTCGCATTTGGAGCTTCACGCCTCCGATTCTGAG GCTTTGGATCTTCTTGATTCACTTTCACTTCCTCCAG AACCTCCTGATATCAGAAACTGGTTCCCAAGCTACGTGTATGAGTCCCCGGAGTTGGATGACTTGGATTGTTTTCAAGATTCTGATGGGGCTGGAGACCGTTGTGTCAAGGAAGATAGCACCCGAAAATCGGGGAATAGTTGTCCTATAGGCAAGTATGATGATGCTTGTGCTGGGCAGGTGAAACCATCTCATGGGATTGAGTCAAATGTATCTGCTGCCATG GTTTCAGGATTGTCAGATTCGTCCCTCTCCCTTCCTGAAG AGCCTCCGGACATTCGGAATTGGTTCTCAAGTTATGTCTATGAGTCACCGCTGCTGGATACTGCACTTGATTTTGCAATTTCTGTTTGTGAAGAGAGCAAAGATGGCAAGTTAGGTGCTGTAGAAAAGAGCGCCTGTCAGAATATAAAGGATCCAATGGCCTCTAGCAGTGGTGAAAAATCAGAGTTGTGCCCACTAAAGAATACCTCGGATGCAGTGGTGAAAGGCCCCAATATAGTAAATG GATGa